From uncultured Roseateles sp., the proteins below share one genomic window:
- a CDS encoding aminopeptidase P family protein gives MDTRTSEITLRLARLRDAMQAQQVHGVLVPSSDPHLSEYLPARWQGREWLSGFTGSMGTLVVTLDRAALFADMRYWTQAEVELAGTGIDLVKIPSGAATHFIDWTAQQLQAGQSLAVDGQCLSLALAQQVRLGLLAAKIKLRTDLDLLDAIWDGRPALPGAPVYEHAAPQATVSRAAKLAEVRATMGRLGASQHFISTVDDVAWLFNLRGSDVQCNPVFIAHALVGLDGATLFVGAGKVPAALQATLAADGVQLADYAQAPKALGALAADTVLLVDPRRITWGLRESVASGVRVVEAINPSTLAKSRKTSAEAQFVRETMEQDGAAMCEFYAWFEQALGKERITEITVDEKLSAARARRPGFVGLSFSTIAGFGPNGAMPHYRATPESHAVIEGNNLLLIDSGGQYLGGTTDITRVWQIGDLSEAQKRDFTIVLKGMMNLSRTRFPRGTLSPMLDAIARAPIWEHGVDYGHGTGHGVGYFMNVHEGPQSISKAVPDAHMAMEPGMITSIEPGIYRNGKWGVRLENLVLNVAIDTPEQGAFGEMLAFETLTLCPIDTRCIARELMREDEIAWLNRYHAEVLARLSPLVSGDALAWLKLRTQAL, from the coding sequence ATGGACACCCGTACTTCCGAGATCACCCTGAGACTGGCGCGGCTGCGCGATGCGATGCAGGCCCAACAGGTGCACGGCGTACTGGTGCCCTCCAGCGATCCGCATCTGTCCGAATACCTGCCCGCGCGCTGGCAGGGACGCGAGTGGCTGTCGGGCTTCACCGGTTCAATGGGCACCCTGGTCGTCACCCTGGACCGCGCCGCCCTGTTCGCCGACATGCGCTACTGGACCCAGGCCGAGGTCGAACTGGCCGGCACCGGCATTGATCTGGTGAAGATTCCCAGCGGCGCCGCCACCCACTTCATCGACTGGACGGCACAGCAGCTGCAGGCTGGCCAGAGCCTGGCCGTCGATGGGCAATGTCTGAGCCTGGCGCTTGCGCAGCAAGTCCGCCTGGGCCTGCTTGCCGCCAAGATCAAGCTGCGCACCGATCTGGACCTGCTGGATGCGATATGGGACGGCCGCCCCGCCCTGCCCGGCGCGCCGGTCTACGAACATGCCGCACCGCAGGCCACCGTCAGCCGCGCGGCCAAGCTGGCAGAGGTGCGTGCCACGATGGGCCGCCTGGGCGCCAGCCAGCATTTCATCTCCACTGTCGATGACGTGGCTTGGCTGTTCAATCTGCGTGGCTCCGACGTGCAATGCAACCCCGTCTTCATCGCCCATGCGCTGGTCGGTCTGGATGGCGCCACGCTGTTCGTCGGCGCCGGCAAGGTGCCCGCCGCACTGCAGGCCACGCTAGCCGCGGACGGCGTGCAGCTGGCCGACTACGCCCAGGCGCCCAAGGCGCTGGGCGCGCTGGCGGCCGACACCGTGCTGCTGGTCGACCCGCGCCGCATCACCTGGGGCCTGCGTGAGTCAGTGGCCAGCGGCGTGCGCGTCGTCGAGGCCATCAACCCCAGCACCCTGGCCAAGAGCCGCAAGACTTCCGCCGAGGCGCAGTTTGTGCGCGAGACCATGGAGCAGGACGGCGCTGCGATGTGCGAGTTCTACGCCTGGTTCGAGCAGGCCCTGGGCAAGGAGCGCATCACCGAGATCACCGTCGATGAAAAGCTGTCCGCTGCCCGCGCGCGCCGCCCCGGCTTCGTCGGCCTGAGCTTCTCCACCATCGCCGGCTTCGGCCCCAACGGCGCCATGCCTCATTACCGCGCCACGCCCGAGTCGCACGCAGTGATCGAAGGCAACAACCTGCTGCTGATCGATTCCGGCGGCCAATACCTGGGCGGCACCACGGACATCACCCGCGTCTGGCAGATTGGCGACCTCAGCGAGGCTCAGAAGCGCGATTTCACTATCGTGCTCAAGGGCATGATGAACCTGAGCCGCACGCGCTTCCCACGCGGCACCCTGTCGCCAATGCTGGACGCCATTGCCCGCGCCCCGATCTGGGAGCATGGCGTCGACTACGGCCACGGCACCGGCCACGGTGTCGGCTACTTCATGAATGTGCACGAGGGCCCGCAAAGCATCTCCAAGGCCGTGCCCGATGCCCATATGGCCATGGAGCCCGGCATGATCACCTCGATCGAGCCCGGCATCTACCGCAATGGCAAATGGGGCGTGCGCCTGGAGAATCTGGTACTCAACGTCGCCATCGACACGCCCGAGCAGGGCGCCTTTGGCGAGATGCTGGCCTTCGAGACGCTGACGTTGTGTCCGATCGACACCCGTTGCATCGCCCGCGAGCTGATGCGCGAAGACGAGATCGCCTGGCTCAACCGCTATCACGCCGAGGTGCTGGCACGCCTGTCGCCGCTGGTCAGCGGCGATGCGCTGGCCTGGCTGAAGCTGCGCACGCAGGCCCTCTGA
- a CDS encoding PAS domain-containing sensor histidine kinase → MSAITPTPLPAWLKRPVVLRAAALLALLQLLAALGFVLHALRDAERLELQATELHARRLQEHADQSLQASALLLRSLESALAGTREPVQMLNQALSPLLLPQLPHVRSVSALNASGRVLASSEPENLAAQIDLGQLRRGAVSASQWVGSLAPGHELVDLDRRRRKPYEGQQRLLPQVHVLPELMSAGTAPGPRYLVAVLDPDYFAEHYRQQFGDGPRSAALLGRDGSLITADAGASLPSGATLIDHQVFRHFPPGKEQGSFVGPGLKGQEVLASFRSTRQLPALLLVEYRRDAIWGELRDTLIAAGAITLAGWLAIALLTRGACRSLSRHEQADDVLRQAHQQMADEERNQRLLIDSVQELMFRTDTEGRLEFVNRQWFADEITLRPVLGLPFADFVDARDVSAARALFRPPRGGDPPAGSLRGPPTQLRLRGAEGAHRVLEVSVTAVESAERRLIGYAGFAIDVTERELARRQLLEQLEFTARLIEVCPFPIFAKDKAGRYLMVNRAWCDMVGWPVEHVLGKTLPELRPMGDFTITLAKDEQLMREGGTLSYEERVPFPNGTWHDLMVRKTSYANANGEPLGVIGSMVDITDFREVERRTREARDVAERSSAAKGEFLANVSHELRTPLQTILGFSQVGLSRAREQPVLARMFSDIQSAGHRMLHVVNNLLDLSRLETSVGSFKLVPGDVRPLVAEVVQELAQLAGSRGLSLRLEQSDWPCMALLDAFRLQQVFRNILANALRYAPAHSEIELRCFNEPATGGCCVEIRDHGPGIPPDEFESIFAPFVQSSLNQTGAGGTGLGLAISRKIIHVHSGTIRAHNHPEGGAVFEVHLPPLASS, encoded by the coding sequence ATGAGCGCGATCACACCGACACCGTTGCCGGCCTGGCTGAAACGCCCGGTCGTGCTGCGCGCCGCGGCTCTGCTGGCCCTGCTGCAGCTGTTGGCGGCCCTGGGCTTTGTGCTCCATGCCCTGCGCGACGCCGAACGCCTGGAACTGCAGGCCACCGAGCTCCATGCCCGGCGGCTGCAGGAGCATGCCGATCAGAGCCTGCAGGCCTCGGCCCTGCTCTTGCGCAGTCTGGAGTCCGCTCTGGCCGGCACGCGCGAGCCGGTGCAGATGCTGAACCAGGCACTGAGTCCGCTGCTGCTGCCACAGCTGCCCCATGTGCGCAGCGTCTCGGCGCTGAATGCCTCGGGACGCGTGCTGGCCAGCAGCGAGCCCGAAAATCTCGCGGCCCAGATCGATCTCGGCCAGCTGCGGCGCGGCGCCGTCAGCGCCTCGCAATGGGTCGGTTCCCTGGCGCCCGGCCATGAGCTGGTCGACCTCGACCGTCGCCGCCGCAAGCCCTACGAAGGCCAGCAACGCCTGCTGCCCCAGGTCCATGTGCTGCCGGAGCTGATGTCGGCCGGAACCGCACCCGGCCCCCGCTACCTGGTAGCCGTGCTCGACCCGGACTACTTCGCCGAGCACTACCGGCAGCAGTTCGGCGATGGTCCGCGCAGCGCGGCGCTGCTCGGCCGCGACGGCAGCCTGATCACCGCCGATGCCGGTGCCTCGCTGCCCAGCGGCGCGACCCTGATCGACCATCAGGTGTTTCGCCACTTTCCGCCCGGCAAGGAACAGGGCAGCTTCGTCGGGCCCGGGCTGAAGGGCCAAGAGGTACTGGCCAGCTTTCGCAGCACCCGTCAGCTGCCGGCGCTGCTGCTGGTGGAGTACCGGCGTGATGCCATCTGGGGCGAGCTGCGCGACACGCTGATAGCGGCCGGCGCGATCACCCTGGCCGGCTGGCTGGCCATCGCCCTGCTGACCCGGGGCGCCTGCCGCAGCTTGAGCCGGCACGAGCAGGCCGACGATGTGCTGCGCCAGGCACATCAGCAGATGGCCGACGAGGAGCGCAACCAGCGCCTGCTGATCGACAGCGTGCAGGAGCTGATGTTCCGTACCGACACGGAGGGCAGGCTGGAGTTCGTCAACCGCCAGTGGTTTGCCGATGAGATCACCCTGCGGCCGGTACTGGGCCTGCCCTTCGCCGATTTCGTGGACGCCCGCGATGTCAGCGCCGCCCGTGCGCTGTTCCGCCCGCCCCGCGGGGGCGACCCACCGGCCGGCAGCCTGCGCGGCCCGCCCACCCAGCTGCGCCTGCGCGGCGCGGAGGGCGCGCACCGGGTGCTGGAGGTCAGCGTCACAGCGGTCGAGTCTGCCGAGCGCCGGTTGATCGGCTATGCCGGCTTTGCCATTGACGTGACCGAGCGCGAGCTGGCGCGCCGCCAGCTGCTGGAGCAGCTGGAGTTCACCGCCCGGCTGATCGAGGTCTGCCCCTTCCCCATCTTCGCCAAGGACAAGGCCGGCCGCTATCTGATGGTCAACCGCGCCTGGTGCGACATGGTCGGCTGGCCGGTCGAGCATGTGCTGGGCAAGACCCTGCCCGAGCTGCGGCCCATGGGCGACTTCACCATCACCCTGGCCAAGGACGAGCAGCTGATGCGCGAGGGCGGCACGCTGTCCTACGAAGAACGGGTACCGTTCCCCAACGGCACCTGGCATGACCTGATGGTGCGAAAGACCTCCTACGCCAATGCCAACGGCGAGCCGCTGGGCGTGATCGGCAGCATGGTGGACATCACCGACTTCCGCGAGGTCGAGCGCCGCACCCGCGAAGCGCGCGATGTGGCCGAGCGCTCCAGCGCCGCCAAGGGCGAGTTCCTGGCCAATGTCAGCCACGAGCTGCGCACGCCGCTGCAGACGATTCTGGGCTTCTCGCAAGTTGGCCTGTCTCGCGCCCGCGAGCAACCGGTGCTGGCGCGCATGTTCAGCGACATCCAGTCCGCCGGCCACCGCATGCTGCATGTGGTCAACAACCTGCTTGACCTGTCACGGTTGGAAACTTCGGTCGGCTCCTTCAAGCTGGTGCCCGGCGACGTGCGGCCGCTGGTGGCCGAGGTGGTGCAGGAGCTGGCCCAGTTGGCCGGCAGCCGGGGCCTGAGCCTGCGGCTGGAGCAATCCGACTGGCCCTGCATGGCCCTGCTGGACGCCTTCCGGCTGCAGCAGGTGTTCCGCAACATCCTGGCCAACGCGCTGCGTTACGCCCCGGCCCACAGCGAGATCGAGTTGCGCTGCTTCAACGAACCAGCCACTGGCGGCTGCTGCGTCGAGATCCGCGACCATGGCCCGGGCATTCCGCCGGATGAGTTCGAGAGCATCTTTGCGCCCTTTGTCCAGTCCTCCCTGAACCAGACCGGCGCCGGCGGCACCGGCCTGGGCTTGGCCATCAGCCGCAAGATCATCCATGTGCACAGCGGCACGATACGGGCGCACAACCACCCGGAAGGCGGCGCCGTGTTCGAGGTGCACCTGCCGCCGCTGGCGTCAAGCTGA
- the kynA gene encoding tryptophan 2,3-dioxygenase, whose translation MSDDQARCPMNIVREEGAQLDFSKDMSYGDYLHLDQVLSAQHPLSPEHNEMLFIVQHQTSELWMKLMLHEMQAAVANVARDELPAAFKMLARVSRIMEQLVHAWDVLATMTPPEYSAIRPYLSNSSGFQSWQYRQIEFTLGNKNAAMLKPHEHVPARLAVVEASWRAPSLYDETLKLMARRGLAVPASHTERDWTQAYAADEAVKQAWLQVYRNPSQYWDLYQMGEELVDLEDAFRLWRFRHVTTVERVIGFKRGTGGTGGVSYLRKMLDVVLFPELWTLRTEL comes from the coding sequence ATGAGTGACGACCAAGCCCGTTGCCCGATGAACATCGTTCGCGAAGAGGGCGCCCAGCTGGACTTCTCGAAAGACATGAGCTATGGCGACTATCTGCACCTCGACCAGGTGTTGAGCGCCCAGCATCCGCTGTCGCCCGAGCACAACGAGATGCTGTTCATCGTCCAGCACCAGACCTCCGAGCTGTGGATGAAGCTGATGCTGCACGAGATGCAGGCGGCGGTGGCCAATGTGGCCCGAGACGAACTGCCGGCCGCCTTCAAGATGCTGGCTCGTGTCAGCCGCATCATGGAACAGCTGGTTCACGCCTGGGACGTGCTGGCAACGATGACGCCGCCCGAGTACTCGGCCATCCGCCCCTATCTGTCTAACAGCAGCGGCTTCCAGAGCTGGCAGTACCGGCAGATCGAATTCACCTTGGGCAACAAGAACGCGGCGATGCTCAAGCCCCACGAGCACGTACCGGCAAGGCTGGCTGTGGTCGAGGCCAGCTGGCGCGCGCCCTCGCTGTACGACGAAACGCTGAAGCTGATGGCCCGGCGCGGCCTGGCCGTGCCCGCCAGCCACACCGAGCGAGACTGGACCCAGGCCTACGCGGCTGACGAGGCCGTCAAGCAGGCCTGGCTGCAGGTCTATCGCAATCCCAGCCAGTACTGGGACCTGTACCAGATGGGTGAGGAGTTGGTCGATCTGGAAGACGCCTTCCGCCTATGGCGCTTCCGCCACGTGACGACAGTGGAGCGCGTCATCGGCTTCAAACGCGGCACCGGGGGCACCGGTGGCGTCAGCTATTTGCGAAAGATGCTGGACGTGGTGCTGTTCCCGGAGCTGTGGACCCTGCGCACCGAGCTCTGA
- the kynU gene encoding kynureninase, with the protein MTTRQDCEVRDQEDPLFELRHQFDLPPGINYLDGNSLGVLPRATAARVQEVIAREWGMDLIKSWNTAGWIDLPRKVGNKIARLVGAGPDELVTADSTSVNLYKVLHAAAQISKADAPGRHIIVSERSNFPTDLYIAESVARQHGFSLKLVDTVDEIPAALNADLAILMLTEVNYRTGYRHDMKALTAATHAAGALVIWDLAHSAGALPVDLKGADADFAVGCGYKYLNGGPGAPAFVWSHPRHAERFWQPLSGWMGHAAPFQFTPDYRPAAGITRYQCGTPAILALSALECGVDTLLAAEPMGGMAALRKKSIALTEAFIALAEARCGSQGVRLSSPRDAHQRGSQVCLSLAAPLHEAGYAVVKALIARGVIGDYRAGDPQRLDEFPHILRFGFTPLYTRFVDVWDAIEHLHQVLQTEEWREPRFNQQDAVT; encoded by the coding sequence ATGACGACGAGACAAGATTGCGAAGTGCGGGATCAAGAAGATCCGCTGTTTGAGCTGAGGCATCAGTTCGACCTGCCGCCCGGCATCAACTACCTGGACGGCAATTCGCTGGGCGTGCTGCCGCGCGCCACCGCGGCCCGCGTGCAGGAGGTGATCGCCCGCGAATGGGGCATGGACCTGATCAAGAGCTGGAACACGGCCGGCTGGATCGATCTGCCGCGCAAGGTCGGCAACAAGATCGCCCGCCTCGTCGGCGCCGGGCCCGATGAGCTGGTGACGGCCGACTCGACCTCGGTCAATCTGTACAAGGTGCTGCACGCCGCCGCCCAGATCAGCAAGGCCGACGCGCCCGGGCGCCACATCATCGTCAGCGAGCGCAGCAACTTCCCGACCGATCTCTACATCGCCGAGAGCGTGGCCCGCCAGCATGGCTTCAGCTTGAAGCTGGTGGACACGGTTGATGAAATCCCTGCCGCGCTGAATGCCGACTTGGCCATTTTGATGCTGACCGAGGTCAACTACCGCACCGGCTACCGCCACGACATGAAGGCGCTGACCGCCGCTACCCATGCCGCCGGCGCTCTGGTGATCTGGGACTTGGCCCATTCGGCCGGCGCGCTGCCGGTAGACCTAAAGGGCGCGGACGCCGATTTCGCCGTCGGCTGCGGCTACAAGTATCTGAACGGGGGCCCCGGCGCACCGGCCTTCGTCTGGTCGCATCCGCGCCACGCGGAACGCTTCTGGCAGCCGCTGTCGGGCTGGATGGGCCATGCCGCGCCCTTCCAGTTCACACCCGACTACCGGCCCGCCGCCGGCATCACCCGCTACCAGTGCGGCACCCCGGCCATCCTGGCCTTGAGCGCGCTGGAGTGCGGCGTCGATACCCTGCTCGCCGCCGAGCCCATGGGCGGCATGGCGGCGCTGCGCAAGAAGTCGATCGCGCTGACCGAGGCCTTCATCGCGCTGGCCGAGGCCCGTTGCGGCTCGCAAGGCGTGCGCCTGTCCTCACCACGCGACGCCCACCAGCGCGGCAGCCAGGTCTGCCTGAGCCTGGCCGCACCGCTGCACGAGGCCGGCTACGCGGTCGTCAAGGCCTTGATCGCCCGTGGCGTGATCGGCGACTATCGCGCCGGCGACCCGCAGCGCCTGGACGAGTTCCCTCACATCTTGCGCTTCGGCTTCACGCCGCTGTACACCCGTTTTGTCGATGTCTGGGATGCCATCGAGCACCTGCACCAGGTGTTGCAGACCGAGGAATGGCGTGAGCCGCGCTTCAATCAGCAGGATGCAGTGACATGA
- the kynB gene encoding arylformamidase, which yields MKQLWDISPTVSPASPIFPGDEPYALRWTAQLSPGCPVNLSALTMSPHVGAHADAPLHYGNNQPSAAEVDLQAYVGPCRVIHAIDCGPLIQIEHVQHAEKNLPERVLVRCCQQASEVWNPEFTAYAPETVAWLAARGVKLIGLDTPSVDPADSKSLDSHQQLLRLNLRVLENLVLDAVPEGDYELIALPLKLAGACASPVRAVLRAF from the coding sequence ATGAAACAGCTCTGGGACATCTCTCCCACCGTCTCGCCCGCCTCGCCGATCTTCCCCGGCGACGAGCCCTATGCCTTGCGCTGGACGGCACAGCTGTCACCCGGCTGCCCGGTTAATCTCAGCGCGCTGACGATGTCGCCCCATGTCGGCGCGCACGCCGACGCGCCGCTGCACTACGGCAACAACCAGCCCTCGGCGGCCGAAGTGGATCTGCAGGCCTATGTCGGCCCCTGCCGCGTGATACATGCGATTGATTGCGGGCCGCTGATCCAGATCGAGCACGTCCAGCACGCCGAGAAAAATCTTCCCGAACGCGTGCTGGTGCGTTGCTGCCAGCAGGCCAGCGAGGTCTGGAACCCCGAGTTCACCGCCTACGCGCCCGAGACCGTGGCCTGGTTGGCCGCGCGCGGCGTCAAGTTGATAGGCCTGGACACGCCCTCGGTGGACCCGGCGGACAGCAAATCCTTGGACAGCCACCAGCAACTGCTGCGCCTGAACCTGCGCGTGCTGGAAAACCTGGTGCTCGACGCAGTGCCCGAGGGCGACTACGAATTGATTGCGCTGCCGCTGAAGCTGGCCGGCGCCTGTGCCTCCCCCGTGCGCGCCGTCTTGCGCGCTTTTTGA
- a CDS encoding bifunctional salicylyl-CoA 5-hydroxylase/oxidoreductase, producing MRISCIGGGPAGLYFALLMKQQDPSNQITVYERNRAGDTFGWGVVFSDQTLSAMQQADPKTAGQILDAFNHWDDIEVNIAGRKMLSGGHGFCGIGRMKLLNILQQRCIELGVDLRFESDVADDEGLDADLIIAADGLNSRVRTKYAATYQPDVDLRQCRFVWLGTHKLFDAFTFDFQHTEWGWFQAHAYRFDADTSTFIVEAPEPVWKAAGLEDMSKEDAIAFCEKLFAKVLDGNKLISNSAHLRGSAQWIRFPRVVCKTWVHHNGRAPVVLMGDAAHTAHFSIGSGTKLALEDAIGLARNIAEAKGDLNAALRTYEATRSIEVLRIQNAARNSTEWFENVERHAHLDPEQFAYSLLTRSQRISHENLRLRDAGYVGEFENWLAEQAGLKPAKGQTVPPMFTPFTLRSVTLKNRVVVSPMAQYSAVDGLPTDHHLVHLGARAMGGAGMVFVEMTCVSPDARITPACPGLYDDAQTAAFKRITDYVHSQSTAKIALQLGHAGAKGSTKVMWEGIDQPLESGGWPLISASPQQYLPGVSEWSRAMTRADMDRVRDDFVAATKRAAEAGFDWLELHCAHGYLLSSFLSPLTNQRDDEYGGSLENRLRYPLEVFKAMRAAWPEHLPMSVRISAHDWVPGGNTPDDAVEMSRAFKAAGADLIDVSSGQVSKAEKPVYGRMFQTPFSEAIRNRVGIATIAVGAISEADHVNSIIASGRADLCAIARPHLANPAWTLMEAARIGYMGGVGVDWPKQYTSAKVQLERNYERERSQAAQMAGLSPLEQANRALGA from the coding sequence ATGCGCATTTCCTGCATTGGTGGCGGCCCGGCCGGTCTGTATTTCGCGTTGCTGATGAAGCAGCAGGACCCGTCGAATCAGATCACCGTCTACGAGCGCAACCGCGCTGGCGACACCTTCGGCTGGGGCGTGGTGTTCTCGGACCAGACCTTGAGCGCGATGCAGCAGGCCGACCCCAAGACCGCCGGCCAGATTCTCGACGCGTTCAATCACTGGGATGACATCGAGGTCAATATCGCTGGCCGCAAGATGCTGTCGGGTGGCCATGGCTTTTGCGGCATCGGCCGGATGAAGCTCTTGAACATCCTGCAGCAACGCTGCATCGAACTGGGCGTCGATCTGCGCTTCGAGTCCGATGTGGCCGACGACGAAGGCCTGGACGCTGACCTGATCATCGCCGCCGACGGCCTGAACAGCCGGGTGCGCACCAAGTACGCTGCCACCTACCAGCCTGACGTCGATCTGCGCCAGTGCCGCTTCGTCTGGCTGGGCACGCACAAGTTGTTCGACGCCTTCACCTTCGATTTCCAGCACACTGAATGGGGCTGGTTCCAGGCCCATGCCTATCGCTTCGATGCCGACACCTCGACCTTCATCGTCGAGGCGCCGGAGCCGGTCTGGAAGGCCGCCGGCCTCGAAGACATGAGCAAGGAAGACGCGATTGCCTTCTGCGAGAAGCTGTTCGCCAAGGTGCTGGACGGCAACAAGCTGATCTCCAACTCGGCCCATCTGCGCGGCTCGGCGCAGTGGATCCGCTTTCCCCGCGTGGTCTGCAAGACCTGGGTGCACCACAACGGCCGTGCTCCCGTCGTGTTGATGGGCGACGCTGCTCACACCGCGCACTTCTCGATCGGCTCCGGCACCAAGCTGGCGCTGGAGGATGCGATCGGCCTGGCGCGCAATATCGCTGAGGCCAAGGGCGATCTGAATGCTGCGCTGCGCACCTACGAGGCGACGCGCAGCATCGAAGTGCTGCGCATCCAGAACGCCGCGCGCAACTCGACCGAGTGGTTCGAGAATGTCGAGCGCCATGCGCATCTGGACCCGGAGCAGTTCGCCTATTCGTTGCTGACCCGCTCGCAGCGCATCTCGCACGAAAACCTGCGCCTGCGCGACGCCGGCTATGTCGGTGAGTTCGAGAACTGGCTCGCCGAACAGGCCGGTTTGAAGCCGGCCAAGGGCCAGACCGTGCCGCCGATGTTCACGCCGTTCACCCTGCGCAGCGTGACCTTGAAGAACCGCGTTGTCGTGTCGCCGATGGCCCAGTATTCCGCTGTCGATGGCCTGCCCACCGACCATCATCTGGTGCACCTCGGCGCCCGCGCGATGGGCGGCGCCGGCATGGTCTTCGTCGAGATGACCTGCGTGTCGCCCGACGCGCGCATCACCCCGGCCTGCCCGGGCCTGTACGACGACGCGCAGACGGCCGCCTTCAAGCGCATCACCGACTATGTGCACAGCCAGAGCACGGCCAAGATCGCCCTGCAACTGGGCCATGCCGGCGCCAAGGGCTCGACCAAGGTGATGTGGGAGGGCATTGATCAGCCGCTGGAGTCGGGCGGCTGGCCGCTGATCTCGGCTTCGCCCCAGCAATACCTGCCCGGCGTCAGCGAATGGTCGCGGGCGATGACGCGCGCCGATATGGACCGCGTCCGCGATGACTTCGTGGCCGCGACAAAACGCGCCGCCGAGGCCGGCTTTGACTGGCTGGAGCTGCACTGCGCCCACGGCTATCTGCTGTCGTCCTTCCTGTCGCCGCTGACCAATCAGCGCGACGACGAATACGGTGGTTCGCTGGAGAACCGGCTGCGCTATCCGCTGGAGGTGTTCAAGGCGATGCGCGCCGCCTGGCCTGAGCATCTGCCGATGTCGGTGCGCATCTCCGCGCACGACTGGGTGCCTGGCGGCAACACGCCGGACGATGCGGTCGAGATGTCTCGCGCCTTCAAGGCCGCCGGCGCCGATCTGATCGACGTGTCCTCGGGCCAGGTGTCCAAGGCCGAGAAGCCGGTCTATGGCCGCATGTTCCAGACGCCGTTTTCGGAGGCGATTCGCAACCGCGTCGGCATCGCGACGATTGCCGTCGGCGCGATCAGCGAAGCCGACCACGTCAACAGCATCATCGCCTCGGGCCGCGCCGATCTGTGCGCCATCGCCCGCCCGCACCTGGCCAATCCGGCCTGGACCCTGATGGAGGCGGCGCGCATTGGTTATATGGGTGGCGTGGGCGTCGATTGGCCCAAGCAATACACGTCTGCCAAGGTGCAGCTGGAGCGCAACTACGAGCGCGAGCGGTCGCAGGCCGCGCAGATGGCGGGCCTGTCGCCGCTGGAGCAGGCCAACCGTGCGCTGGGTGCCTGA
- a CDS encoding SDR family NAD(P)-dependent oxidoreductase, producing the protein MHAVVTGGGSGIGAAIARGLLQDGYAVTLMGRNLAKLQAQQAELSTLGRVGMQTVDVADEAAVQAAFAASTAELGPIAVLVNNAGQAESAPLQRTSLALWQQMLSVNLTGTFLCSREVLTGMTERRQGRIINVASTAALKGYAYVAAYVAAKHGVLGLTRAMALELARKGITVNAVCPGYTETEIVDSAIARIVSKTGRTEEEARAELSAGNPQGRMVQPDEVAQAVRWLARAESSSITGQAIAVCGGEVM; encoded by the coding sequence ATGCACGCAGTGGTGACCGGTGGCGGCAGTGGCATTGGCGCGGCGATTGCGCGGGGCTTGCTGCAGGACGGCTATGCGGTCACCTTGATGGGCCGCAATCTGGCGAAGCTGCAGGCGCAGCAGGCCGAGCTGTCAACGCTGGGCCGTGTCGGCATGCAGACGGTCGATGTGGCAGATGAGGCCGCCGTGCAAGCGGCCTTTGCTGCATCAACAGCCGAACTGGGGCCGATTGCGGTGCTCGTCAACAACGCCGGCCAGGCCGAGAGCGCGCCGCTGCAGCGCACCTCACTGGCCCTGTGGCAGCAGATGCTCAGCGTCAATCTGACCGGCACGTTCCTGTGCTCGCGCGAGGTGCTGACCGGCATGACCGAGCGCCGCCAGGGCCGCATCATCAATGTGGCCAGCACCGCGGCGCTGAAGGGCTATGCCTACGTGGCGGCCTATGTCGCGGCCAAGCATGGCGTGCTGGGTCTGACCCGGGCGATGGCGCTGGAGCTGGCCAGGAAGGGCATCACCGTCAACGCCGTCTGCCCCGGCTACACCGAGACCGAGATTGTCGATAGCGCGATAGCGCGCATCGTCTCAAAGACCGGCCGCACGGAAGAAGAGGCGCGCGCCGAGCTGTCGGCAGGCAACCCGCAGGGGCGGATGGTCCAGCCCGACGAGGTGGCGCAGGCGGTGCGCTGGCTGGCGCGGGCCGAATCGTCATCCATCACCGGCCAGGCGATTGCCGTCTGCGGCGGCGAGGTGATGTGA
- a CDS encoding MarR family transcriptional regulator has protein sequence MANELDERPDLESRVIDDHHQALKLWLRLLACTTRVEGVIRNRLRTEFATTLPRFDLLAQLERHPEGLAMGELSQRLMVTGGNITGITDQLESEGLVVREPHPTDRRSFSVCLTAAGKRQFRRMAATHEEWVVELLAGWSSEEKAQVYDLLATLKTHLGAQEALPAANGKTAKAKRAAAKENK, from the coding sequence ATGGCCAACGAGCTGGACGAACGCCCGGACCTCGAATCGCGGGTCATCGACGACCATCATCAGGCGCTGAAGCTGTGGTTGCGCCTCCTGGCCTGCACGACACGCGTCGAGGGCGTGATACGCAACCGCCTGCGCACCGAGTTTGCCACCACGCTGCCGCGCTTCGATCTGCTGGCCCAGCTGGAGCGCCACCCTGAGGGCCTGGCCATGGGCGAGCTGTCGCAGCGGCTGATGGTCACCGGCGGCAATATCACCGGCATCACCGATCAACTGGAGTCCGAGGGCCTGGTGGTGCGCGAGCCTCACCCCACCGACCGGCGCTCGTTTTCGGTCTGCCTGACGGCTGCTGGCAAGCGCCAGTTCCGCCGAATGGCCGCCACGCACGAGGAGTGGGTGGTCGAGCTGCTGGCCGGTTGGAGCAGCGAAGAGAAGGCCCAGGTCTATGACCTGCTGGCGACCTTGAAAACCCATCTGGGCGCGCAGGAAGCTCTGCCCGCCGCCAATGGCAAAACCGCCAAGGCCAAGCGTGCCGCAGCGAAGGAGAACAAGTGA